One window of Anaerolineales bacterium genomic DNA carries:
- a CDS encoding UTRA domain-containing protein has protein sequence MKRKPASEKEAHVLALEPGDEVIHFQRVFHADECPVILADNAVPAALLREPLENMDGGIHIRDIFKNYFHQKIAFAITDIHSVLIAEETRDVLGGDAGRAILQLNVTFYGRNNLPLACGVNYFDDSVLRLTLVQTWS, from the coding sequence ATGAAGCGAAAGCCCGCCAGCGAAAAGGAGGCACACGTGCTTGCCTTGGAGCCCGGCGACGAAGTGATCCATTTTCAACGGGTCTTCCATGCGGATGAGTGTCCCGTCATTCTGGCAGATAATGCCGTGCCAGCCGCTCTGCTGCGTGAACCGCTGGAAAATATGGATGGGGGAATTCATATTCGCGATATATTCAAAAATTACTTCCATCAAAAGATTGCCTTTGCCATAACAGATATTCATTCTGTTTTGATCGCGGAGGAAACCCGCGACGTTCTGGGCGGCGATGCGGGCAGGGCGATCTTGCAGTTGAATGTGACGTTTTACGGGAGGAATAATCTTCCGCTTGCTTGCGGTGTGAACTATTTCGACGATTCCGTCCTTCGTTTGACCCTTGTTCAAACCTGGAGTTGA
- a CDS encoding winged helix-turn-helix transcriptional regulator, with translation MNLIQTRSVSNAVDEILLERIRDGSYTPGSRIPSESELSDELGVSRATVRTALAKLAANGLILRI, from the coding sequence ATGAACCTCATTCAAACGCGGTCAGTTTCCAATGCAGTCGATGAGATCCTTCTGGAACGTATTCGGGATGGATCGTACACGCCCGGGAGTCGAATCCCATCGGAGAGTGAATTGTCTGATGAACTGGGGGTGAGCCGCGCCACGGTGCGGACGGCGCTTGCAAAACTTGCAGCGAATGGTTTGATCCTGCGAATCTAG